From a region of the Microcoleus sp. bin38.metabat.b11b12b14.051 genome:
- a CDS encoding dienelactone hydrolase family protein, which yields MTNPEIHTTNVTIPNRDLQIAAYLAQPAGAGQLPAVIVIQEIFGVNPHIREVTDRIAKEGYLAIAPAIYQRQAPGFETGYTPESIKIGREYKEQTTASQLLSDIQATINYLKTLPSVQQQGFGCIGFCFGGHVAYLAATLPEIKATASFYGAGIATLTPGGGAPTIDRTADIKGTLYAFFGTQDASIPSEQVDQIAAELEKHIIPHQIFRYNADHGFFCDHRGSYNATAAAESWVQVKQLFHQELQPA from the coding sequence ATGACCAACCCAGAAATTCACACAACTAACGTCACAATTCCCAACAGAGATTTGCAAATCGCCGCTTACCTAGCCCAACCCGCCGGCGCAGGACAATTACCCGCAGTTATCGTGATTCAAGAAATCTTTGGCGTCAACCCACACATCCGCGAAGTTACTGACAGAATAGCAAAAGAAGGATATCTGGCGATCGCCCCAGCCATTTATCAACGTCAAGCCCCCGGCTTTGAAACCGGCTACACACCCGAATCCATCAAAATCGGCAGAGAATACAAAGAACAAACTACCGCATCCCAACTGCTGAGCGACATTCAAGCCACCATCAATTACCTCAAAACCTTACCATCCGTCCAACAGCAAGGTTTTGGCTGCATCGGTTTCTGCTTTGGCGGACACGTCGCCTACCTCGCCGCCACTTTGCCCGAAATCAAGGCTACAGCGTCGTTCTACGGCGCCGGTATCGCCACTCTCACCCCCGGAGGTGGAGCTCCCACGATCGATCGTACAGCCGACATTAAAGGCACTCTCTACGCCTTTTTCGGCACTCAAGATGCCAGCATTCCGTCAGAACAAGTTGACCAAATCGCCGCAGAATTGGAAAAACACATAATTCCTCACCAAATTTTCCGGTACAATGCCGATCATGGCTTCTTCTGCGACCATCGCGGCAGTTACAACGCTACCGCAGCAGCCGAATCGTGGGTGCAGGTGAAGCAGCTATTTCATCAAGAACTTCAACCAGCTTAG
- a CDS encoding DUF4349 domain-containing protein, which yields MKTHLKTNFGPHQPNPANNSKIRFAVVALLTLSSAIALPSCGAPPPGSTSGENPAAAGSTNRFASSRSSEKQVVASAPQSAPAPISKPANADAKVAADTAKKTAAESPATAPQLIKKAELSLVVKSIDSSTKSVTDIVKKQRGDILAFQNQKPPDSSVRQTATVQIRVPQEKLETTLDALAKLGSVENRGLTAEDVSEQLVDSEARLRNLRKSEEVVLKIMDRSGSVGDVLKASEQLSNIRESIERIDAQLKSLRNQVAYSTISLTLEAAVSAQQDPEPSLGLRAQETWGKATHSVSELTLGLFASAIWLLAYSPYFLVIGAATYGVIRFKKQHSVPKISEPKPPMTVDS from the coding sequence ATGAAAACTCACCTCAAAACCAATTTCGGGCCACACCAGCCAAACCCAGCCAACAACAGCAAAATTCGCTTTGCGGTGGTAGCATTATTAACTTTATCCTCCGCCATTGCGTTACCAAGCTGCGGAGCCCCACCACCGGGAAGCACCAGCGGAGAAAATCCAGCCGCTGCTGGCTCCACAAACCGTTTTGCTTCATCCCGCAGCAGTGAAAAGCAAGTAGTCGCATCGGCTCCACAATCTGCACCCGCACCTATAAGCAAACCCGCAAATGCAGATGCAAAAGTTGCTGCTGACACCGCAAAAAAAACAGCCGCAGAAAGTCCAGCAACTGCTCCCCAACTGATTAAAAAAGCCGAACTCAGTTTAGTTGTTAAATCAATTGACAGCAGCACTAAATCTGTTACCGATATTGTCAAAAAACAGCGAGGCGATATCTTGGCTTTCCAAAACCAAAAGCCGCCTGATTCTAGTGTACGCCAAACTGCAACGGTGCAGATTCGCGTCCCTCAAGAAAAGTTAGAAACTACTTTAGATGCTTTAGCAAAACTCGGAAGTGTGGAAAATCGAGGGCTTACCGCTGAGGATGTTAGCGAGCAATTAGTTGACAGCGAGGCGAGGCTACGCAACCTCCGCAAATCCGAGGAAGTTGTGTTAAAAATTATGGATCGCTCCGGCTCTGTGGGCGACGTGCTCAAGGCTTCTGAACAGTTGAGCAATATTCGGGAGTCGATCGAGCGCATCGACGCTCAGTTAAAAAGTTTGCGGAATCAAGTAGCCTATTCTACCATTAGCTTAACCCTAGAAGCAGCAGTCTCAGCCCAGCAAGATCCCGAACCTTCTCTCGGTTTGCGGGCGCAGGAAACTTGGGGAAAAGCCACTCATTCTGTGAGCGAATTAACTCTCGGTTTGTTTGCTTCAGCTATTTGGCTGTTGGCTTATAGTCCTTATTTCTTAGTAATTGGGGCTGCGACTTACGGTGTTATTCGATTTAAGAAACAGCATTCTGTTCCGAAAATTTCAGAACCGAAACCGCCTATGACAGTTGACAGTTGA
- a CDS encoding ATP-dependent helicase, with amino-acid sequence MTDEFDPDFSRSTAEIDRPNSTFSELEPAALLAAACGKIRDSLRKGQHEMADWAGGPLAVSAVPGAGKSTGMAAASAIAIARNRLHNRRQLIVVTFTRSAAANIKAKIRQRLAELSLSQGGFAVHTLHGLALNIAMRHPDLSGLNLENSTLVNTTQSHRLIRTCVELWIGENPRRYQVLLEGQQFDGEETERLRRQSVLRTEILPQLAKTVIHEAKSSGLSPEELLEMGNIDSRDDYEILAVAGGLYQKYQALLRSREFIDYDEMILAALRVLDNPKARAIEQKQVFAVFEDEAQDSTPLQTKLLKILASETDSPNSLENFIRVGDPNQAINSTFTPADPIYFRKFCEDCQIENKLATMDGAGRSTQVIIDAANFMLQWVNSSELAGTEQPFRDQTIKPVPSDDPQQNANPAPIGIGLELHTPRDIYHTVELIGKRVIELVEEFLPADFEWESYQQNQESGGEASDEDNRAKLPLENLKSMAVLVRENKQGKFIKEVLENPRKHGLSCDLRKYGIKIEDVGERDRHSQVPWEILTLLQFLDRPHSPDYLKAALKILSDRQLIPKQDYNTFATSPEQFLYPGPLDPQQSEPVRKCRYFCCGLLQARLELPPYQIISFLALALQYDQTELATADKLAERVAIQTAGNNSMSNILSVLSEIVSSERFEPVDADDKIEERYTSKGQLTIITMHKAKGLDWDCVFLPFLHDQTIPGSLRVLPQTRFLGDFTLAEVARAQIRASLHEKYPLPNLGEAWEQAGYLKTAEEFRLLYVAMTRAKSLLWMAAEKKGPFTWNKPENLQEQKPCPVMPVLKQQFPGNVIL; translated from the coding sequence ATGACTGATGAATTTGATCCTGATTTTAGTCGATCGACTGCCGAGATCGATCGCCCGAACAGCACTTTCTCCGAGTTAGAGCCGGCCGCCCTTTTGGCTGCTGCTTGCGGTAAAATTCGCGACAGCTTGCGTAAGGGCCAGCACGAGATGGCAGATTGGGCGGGCGGGCCCCTTGCGGTTTCGGCGGTTCCAGGGGCCGGGAAGTCTACGGGAATGGCTGCTGCGTCGGCAATTGCGATCGCCCGCAACCGACTGCACAACCGCCGCCAGTTAATTGTGGTGACGTTTACGCGATCGGCTGCTGCTAATATTAAAGCTAAAATTCGTCAAAGATTGGCAGAATTGTCTTTATCTCAAGGCGGTTTTGCTGTGCACACTTTGCACGGTTTAGCTTTAAATATTGCGATGCGCCATCCCGACTTATCGGGTTTAAATCTCGAAAATTCGACATTAGTCAATACCACTCAAAGTCATCGTTTAATTCGCACTTGTGTAGAACTTTGGATCGGAGAAAATCCGCGCCGATATCAAGTTTTGTTAGAAGGACAGCAATTTGATGGAGAAGAAACAGAGAGATTGCGCCGACAATCGGTTTTGCGGACAGAGATTTTGCCGCAGTTAGCTAAAACTGTGATTCACGAAGCAAAATCTTCGGGTTTATCGCCCGAAGAGTTGTTAGAAATGGGCAATATTGATTCTAGAGACGACTATGAAATTTTAGCCGTAGCTGGCGGTTTATATCAAAAATATCAGGCTTTGTTGAGAAGTCGGGAATTCATCGATTACGACGAAATGATTTTAGCAGCTTTGCGGGTGTTGGACAATCCGAAGGCTAGGGCGATCGAGCAAAAACAAGTATTTGCGGTTTTCGAGGACGAAGCCCAGGATTCTACACCTTTGCAGACTAAGCTTTTGAAAATATTAGCTAGCGAAACCGACAGTCCTAACTCACTGGAAAATTTTATCAGAGTTGGCGACCCAAATCAAGCAATTAACTCAACATTCACTCCCGCCGATCCGATTTATTTTCGGAAATTTTGCGAAGATTGCCAAATTGAAAATAAGTTAGCAACGATGGACGGTGCAGGCCGCAGCACCCAGGTAATAATCGATGCAGCTAACTTTATGTTGCAATGGGTAAATAGCTCAGAATTAGCAGGAACCGAACAGCCTTTTCGAGACCAAACAATTAAGCCAGTTCCTAGTGATGACCCACAGCAAAATGCTAATCCCGCTCCGATCGGGATTGGATTAGAATTGCATACTCCCCGCGATATTTACCATACAGTTGAGTTGATTGGTAAGCGGGTAATTGAGTTGGTAGAGGAATTTTTACCTGCGGATTTTGAATGGGAAAGTTACCAGCAAAATCAGGAATCTGGCGGTGAAGCCAGTGATGAAGACAATCGCGCCAAATTGCCATTAGAAAATCTCAAATCGATGGCAGTTTTGGTACGAGAAAACAAACAAGGCAAGTTTATCAAAGAAGTCCTGGAAAATCCGCGAAAACACGGATTGAGCTGTGATTTGCGGAAATACGGGATTAAAATTGAGGATGTGGGAGAACGCGACAGACATTCTCAAGTACCTTGGGAAATATTAACACTGCTGCAATTTCTCGATCGCCCGCACTCACCAGACTACCTAAAAGCAGCCTTAAAGATTTTGAGCGATCGACAACTCATCCCCAAACAAGACTACAATACCTTTGCAACCAGCCCCGAACAATTCCTGTATCCAGGCCCCCTAGACCCGCAGCAGTCAGAACCAGTTCGCAAATGCCGTTATTTTTGCTGCGGTTTGCTGCAAGCACGCTTAGAGTTACCGCCCTACCAAATCATCTCATTCTTAGCCTTAGCGCTGCAATACGACCAAACAGAATTAGCCACCGCCGACAAATTAGCAGAACGAGTAGCAATCCAAACCGCCGGTAACAATTCAATGAGTAATATTTTGTCAGTGCTCAGCGAAATAGTCAGTTCCGAAAGATTTGAACCCGTGGATGCAGACGACAAAATAGAAGAACGCTACACCAGCAAAGGTCAACTCACAATTATTACCATGCACAAAGCCAAAGGATTAGATTGGGATTGCGTATTTTTGCCATTTTTGCACGACCAAACCATCCCCGGAAGTTTGCGAGTTTTGCCACAAACTAGATTTCTCGGAGATTTCACCTTAGCCGAAGTAGCAAGAGCGCAAATTCGAGCGAGTTTGCACGAAAAATATCCATTACCAAATCTCGGCGAAGCCTGGGAACAAGCAGGTTATTTGAAAACAGCAGAAGAGTTTCGATTGCTGTATGTAGCCATGACAAGAGCAAAAAGCTTGCTGTGGATGGCCGCCGAGAAGAAAGGGCCTTTTACTTGGAACAAACCGGAGAATTTGCAAGAGCAAAAACCTTGTCCAGTAATGCCTGTTTTAAAACAGCAATTTCCGGGAAACGTGATATTGTAA